The following is a genomic window from Sphingobacterium spiritivorum.
TGTGGCTCTTTGCAAGCTGTTCCAGTTTTTCCAGTAAATATTCACCCAGACTTTCGGCCTGTTGAACAAGATTTTCCTGTTCGATGACTTCCAGTATTAATTTGAAGCGCATCATGTCCACTAAATTTCCTCCGAAGGTGGAATTAATGCGACTGGATTCTTTAAACACATGTTTTTCGACACGGTCAAATTTCTCACGATGTGCCAATACGCCACAAACCTGAGATTTTTTTCCAAAGGAGATCAGATCCGGGATAATTCCGTAATGCTCATATGCCCACATTTTACCCGTCAATGCCAGTCCTGTCTGTACTTCGTCCAGAATCAATAAAATATCATGTTCATCACATATGCGTCTCAATTCCTGAAAAAACTCCGTCCGGAAATGGTTGTCACCACCTTCAGCCTGTATAGGTTCCAGAATCAGGCATGCTATGGCATCCGGATTTTTGGCGATAGCTGCTTCTATTTCCTGAATAGCCTGTTGCTCTGCTTTTGTTGTTTCAGCAATACTTTCTTCTGTTAAAGGAAAGTGAAGCTTAGGATTTGTAATCCTCGGCCAGTCAAATTTCGGAAAATACATGTATTTCCTTGGGTCTTTCGTATTGGTCAGAGATAGTGTATATCCCGTACGTCCATGGAAAGCCTGTTTGAAATGTATAACCTGGCTGGCTTCCTGTTGTATACCACGCGAAATATTCAATCTGGTCTTCCAGTCAAAAGCAGCCTTCAGTGCATTTTCAACAGCAAGCGCACCTCCGTCAATGAAAAAGCAATAACTTAATTCCGCAGGAATGGCCACACGCTCGAACGTATCTACAAAATCCGCAAATTCTGTGGGATAGATATCCGAAAGTGCCAGCTTATTGATAGCAACTTTTTTTAATAAATTACTATTCTTAACAATATGCGGATGGTTATAGCCGATAGGCGAAGAAGCAAACATGCTGAACATATCCAGATATTCATTTCCATCGATATCTACAATATAGGAGTCATGTGACTTCTCCAGATCTATCACTAACGGTAGTCCGTCAGCCAATATATGTTTTGCTAATCTCTCGTGTACTGTCGCTTCTTTTATCATAATCAGTATTTAAAATAGGGTTATTCGTTTATAGATCGAACTTTATGCCTTGTGCCAGCGGTAGTTCAGTTGTATAATTAATCGTATTTGTCTGTCTTCTCATGTAAAGTTTCCAGGCGTCCGAGCCGGACTCACGTCCTCCTCCTGTTTCTTTTTCACCTCCGAATGCACCCCCGATTTCTGCTCCCGAAGTCCCGATATTGACATTCGCAATACCACAGTCTGATCCTTTGTTACTCAGGAATAATTCTGCTTCGCGCAAGTTGGACGTCATGATCGCTGAAGAAAGACCCTGTGCAACATCATTTTGAAGCCCTATAGCATTTTCTACATCGCCGCTATATTTGATAAGATAAAGTATAGGAGCAAATGTTTCGGATTGTACAATATCGAAGTGATTTTCTACCTCTGCGATGACAGGTTTTACATAGCAGCCACTTTCATATCCTTTGCCCGAAAGTACGGCACCCTCTACCAATATTTTACCTCCCTCTTCTTTTACTTTAGCAATAGCCTCTGTATACATATCTACAGCTTGCGTATCGATCAATGGCCCCATATGATTCTTCACATCCAGCGGATCTCCGATTTTGATTTGTTTATAGGCTGCAATCAGGGCATCTTTTACTTTTTTGTAGATATCTTCATGGATAATAAGCCTTCTTGTGCTGGTACAGCGTTGGCCTGCAGTTCCTACAGCTCCGAATACCGCGCCTATGATAGTCATCTTCAGATCCGCATTCGGCGTTACGATAATCGCATTATTACCTCCCAGTTCCAGTAAAGATTTTCCAAGACGCTCTGCTACTGTTACCGCTACAGCTTTACCCATACGGGTAGATCCTGTTGCCGATACCAGTGCCACACGTTTGTCTGCACTGATCCATTTACCGATTTCAGCATCTCCGCTCACTACAGATGAAATACCCTCCGGAAGATTATTCTTTTTCAGAATATCCGCAATGATATGCTGACAGGCAATAGCACATATCGGTGTTTTTTCACTCGGTTTCCACAGCACCACATCTCCGCATACCAGAGCCAAAGCCGCATTCCATGCCCATACTGCTACCGGAAAATTGAAGGCCGTAATTATTCCGACGATACCTAAGGGATGATATTGATCATACATGCGGTGTCCGGGACGTTCGGAATGAATCGTATTGCCATAGAGCTGACGGGACAGTCCAACTGCAAAGTCACATATATCGATCATCTCCTGTACTTCTCCCATACCTTCCTGATATGATTTTCCCATTTCGTAGGAAACGAGCTTGCCCAAAGTAGGTTTTAAAATACGTAACTGCTCACCCAACTGACGTACAATCTCCCCACGCTTTGGTGCCGGGATATCTTTCCAGGCCAATGCTGCTTTCTGTGCCGTTTCAATAACTTTATCGTATTCTTTGCGTGTTGTTGAAATTACTGCAGCGATCTCTTTACCGTCTACCGGAGAGAATGATGTGATTTTATCGCCTTTGGCAAACCATTTCGTCCCGGTAGAAGTGCCCGGATTTTCAGATTTAATGCCTAACAGGTCTAATTCTTTTTTGATCATGGATATAATTGTTATTCGTTTGTTTTTTAAAATTAGGGAATTATTTTCTGAATTTATAATGATTTCATGAATAATATTTGTTTCTAAAGAAGTCCT
Proteins encoded in this region:
- the amaB gene encoding L-piperidine-6-carboxylate dehydrogenase — protein: MIKKELDLLGIKSENPGTSTGTKWFAKGDKITSFSPVDGKEIAAVISTTRKEYDKVIETAQKAALAWKDIPAPKRGEIVRQLGEQLRILKPTLGKLVSYEMGKSYQEGMGEVQEMIDICDFAVGLSRQLYGNTIHSERPGHRMYDQYHPLGIVGIITAFNFPVAVWAWNAALALVCGDVVLWKPSEKTPICAIACQHIIADILKKNNLPEGISSVVSGDAEIGKWISADKRVALVSATGSTRMGKAVAVTVAERLGKSLLELGGNNAIIVTPNADLKMTIIGAVFGAVGTAGQRCTSTRRLIIHEDIYKKVKDALIAAYKQIKIGDPLDVKNHMGPLIDTQAVDMYTEAIAKVKEEGGKILVEGAVLSGKGYESGCYVKPVIAEVENHFDIVQSETFAPILYLIKYSGDVENAIGLQNDVAQGLSSAIMTSNLREAELFLSNKGSDCGIANVNIGTSGAEIGGAFGGEKETGGGRESGSDAWKLYMRRQTNTINYTTELPLAQGIKFDL
- the lat gene encoding L-lysine 6-transaminase, which encodes MIKEATVHERLAKHILADGLPLVIDLEKSHDSYIVDIDGNEYLDMFSMFASSPIGYNHPHIVKNSNLLKKVAINKLALSDIYPTEFADFVDTFERVAIPAELSYCFFIDGGALAVENALKAAFDWKTRLNISRGIQQEASQVIHFKQAFHGRTGYTLSLTNTKDPRKYMYFPKFDWPRITNPKLHFPLTEESIAETTKAEQQAIQEIEAAIAKNPDAIACLILEPIQAEGGDNHFRTEFFQELRRICDEHDILLILDEVQTGLALTGKMWAYEHYGIIPDLISFGKKSQVCGVLAHREKFDRVEKHVFKESSRINSTFGGNLVDMMRFKLILEVIEQENLVQQAESLGEYLLEKLEQLAKSHSQLSNVRGKGLLASFDFQTEQQRDEFVKRAMNNKLLILGCGDKSIRFRPHLTVTVEQLDKALALVEKSL